The following DNA comes from Polynucleobacter sp. MG-6-Vaara-E2.
CAAAATACAACTAATGGTGGTGGTATTGGAGCCGCTGGCACACAAGTTATTGGTAACCAACTTAAGCGCTCCGCAGAGCAAATTGGTGTACGTAGCTACATCACTCCTACAGTTGAGGCTTGGGCTTCCGCTGGTTTAGTAAAGTACACTGGTGCAATTTCAGCTACAGCACCAAGCTTGCCTACTGCTAATGGCAATATGTATCAGTTAGGTACTAATTACTACCTAAGCAAGCGAACAAACCTCTATGCTATTTACGGTTCTTACAATACTAGCTCTAACATCCAGAATAACGGGTTAGCTGGTGCTGGAAGTAACTATGCATTAGGTATGCGTCATACTTTCTAATTTGAAGCTGGTTTATCCAGCTTAGGTTAGAAGAAACTAAAAACCCACTGTGGTAACACAGTGGGTTTTTTTATTCTAGTAAATCATTTGGCGTGTAAGAGTGCTAATCGGAGTAATAATACCAAGTCCTCAAGTTGTCCTTTTATTTGAGCTTGAAATTTAGAGGGTCTATGCTGTCAATACACGACTTAAAAATAAAAGACAAAATTTTTGCAAGACATCTAAATTAAACCAAATTGTTTACACAAAAAAATGAAAAAAGATCTAATAACTATCGGACTAACATATGCAAAGGAGGGAAGGTACGCAGAGGCAAAAAAAATTTTTCAGAATGTCGCTGAAATTGATTCAGGCGATTATCGTATTTATTACAACTTAGCAATTATCGAATCTATTCAAGGTAACCATGAATACGCATTAGAGCTTTACGATAGAGCCTACGAACTCAGTGATCAAGACCTTGATATATTAACTAATAAAGCATCTGTATTCCTTGATTTAAAAATGTATGAAGATGCAGAAAAATTGTGTGAAGAATTAATTTGCATTAATCCACGATCAGAAGTTATTTGGTGCAATTATGCAATGGCACTAAGTAAGTTAAAAAAATACAAACAATCTATAGAATCTTATGAGCGCGCCATTAGCCTAAATGAAAAAAACTATATTCCATGGCTCAATATGGCAACACCATTTCAAGCCCTAAATTTGAATGATCAAGCATTGATTGCTTACGAAAACGCAATACGTTTGAATACAAGTTGTAGCGTGGCGTGGTACAACCGCGCATTACTTTTGCATAAATTAAATCAATATGATGCAGCCTTAGAATCTTTTAATGGGGCAATTAGTTGTAAGTCTAATTATGCTGAGGCCTGGATGTCATTGGGCGAAATGCTGCTTGATCTAAAGTTATACGACAAAGCAACTACTGCATTGGGTAAAGCTTTTGAAATAAATCCCAAGCTAGATTTCCTATACGGGCTATTGGTTCACTCTAAGTTACAACAGTGTGACTGGACTAGCTATGATGAAGACAAGGAAAAAATTCTTAGTAACTTTAATAATAAAAATATTGAGCTACAGCCTTTAGTTGTTTTGGGGATTTACGATGACGCAGAGATGCAGCTAAAGGCAGCAAAATCATTTGCTGATATGTACCAGTGTGATCAAAAAGTTTCGTTTGATCGAAATAGTAAAAGTACAAAAATACGTATTGCTTATTGCTCGCCGGATTTTAAATCGCACCCAGTATCCTATTTAACCGCAGAGTTATATGAAAAACACAATCGAAATCAATTTGAAATAATAGGTATATCATTCAAGCGTGTAGACTCAAAAGATGCTTACAGAAGTCGTCTAGTGAAAGCATTTGATGAGTTCTATGAACTGGATGACCTTAATCAAGATGATTTAATTTATGAACTACGCAAATTAAGAATTGATATTGCGGTTGATTTGTGTGGCTACACAAAGGATGCTCGAACAGATATATTTTCCGCCCGTATAGCACCTATACAAGTAAATTATTTGGGGTATCCAGGTACCATGGGGGCACCATTTATAGACTATATTGTTGTCGACAAATTTATTATTTCATCCGGCGGTAGCTCGCATTATTCTGAAAAATTTATTTGTTTGCCCCATTGTTTTCAAGTGAGCGATTCAACACGCCCTATTTGCCAAAAAAAATTAACTCGTGCTCACTATGGGCTTCCTGAAAAAGGTTTTGTATTCTGTTGTTTTAACAGTACGCATAAAATTAACCCTGATATTTTTAATGTTTGGGCCCAAATTTTGCTCAAAGTTGAAGGTAGTATTTTGTGGCTGGCTAAGGGAAGTAATTTTGCAGTTAATAATCTACGCAAGGAAGCTAATGCCAGAGGCATTGACCCAGACAGGCTAATCTTCGGTGAAAATCTTAATTATCATGAGTATTTAGAAAGATATAAATTTGCAGACCTTTTTTTAGATACGCTACCATTTAATGCTGGCACTACAGCAAATGATGCTCTATGGGCCGGACTTCCAGTTTTAACGAAAAAGGGTAATACATTTGCCGGGCGTATGGCCTCAAGCATCTTGACATCATTGGGCTTAGAAACACTTATTGCAAAAACGTACAGGGATTATCAAGAAAGAGCAATTGACTTGGCAACTGATTCTGAAAAGTATCTTCAAATTAAAGATAAGCTAGAAAAAAACCTTATAAGTAGTCCCTTATTTAATACTGAGATATTTGTAGAAAAGATAGAGCAGGGTTACTTAAAAGCTTTTAAAAATTATATGCAAGGTCTTCATCCTATTGACATTTATCTGGAATGAAAATTTAAACTTAGCATTTTAAAAACTTAGAAACCATATGAATTAAAAAACATTTATAAATTATTTAAAAGTTTATGAAATTAAGTGATCTCAATTAAGTCAAATCCATTGGAATCTATGTTGACGGGGCCCAATACCTCGAGATGTGGATCATGGAATGATAAATTTGGCCCTAGTTACTGCCAAGCTTGACAGAGAAGTGAATTTATTTATTTCTCTGTCAAGGAGTCTAAACCTTTCGCTGAAGTTTTTATGTAATCTCGAATTTCTCGTAACAAAATTACATCTTCGGAAACAGGTGGTGATGGCGGTGCATCGATTTGGCGAATCTTATTGACAATCTTTACCATTTGAAAAATAACAAAAGCCAAGAGAATGAAGTTGATCGAAATGGTGATGAAGTTCCCATAGGCAAAAATGGGGACGCCCGCTTTCTTGAGTGCATCGAAGGTTTTGGGGACGCCCTCGGGAGCGTGACCCAAAACGATGAAAAGGTTGGTGAAGTCAATATGACCCCCTAAAAGGGTCGAAATTACCGGCATAACGATGTCATTTACCAAGGAATCCACGATTTTCCCGAAGGCCCCGCCAATAATGACGCCGACTGCCAAGTCGATCACATTACCCTTGACTGCGAAGTCCCGAAACTCCTTTAAAACGCCCATAAATGCTCCCTTTTTTGTCCAAATCCTGATTAACCCGAGATTAACCCCATAACTTTCTTGCTTACCCTACTTTTTACTTTAAAATCCTACCTTTAAGCAATTTCCACCCATAAATACCCTTTCTAGGAATTTTGTAAATGAGTGACAAGCCCTGTATGGACAAAGATCGCCGTAATTGGTTGATCGCCACTTCCGCGGTAGGTGGTGTAGGCGCGGCAGCTGCCCTTTACCCTTTTGTTGACAGTTTTGAGCCATCTGAGCGTGCTAAGGCTGCTGGCGCAGCTGTTGAGATCGATATCACTGGTATGCAGCCTGATGAGATGAGAATGGTTGAATGGCGCGGTAAGCCTGTTTGGGTGGTTCGTCGTACACCTGAGCAAGTGGCCGAGTTATCTAATATTGATGCCGAATTGGCAGACCCGAATTCCTTGCGTGATCCAGCTCAATTCACACCCCCGTATGCACAGAATCAGTGGCGCTCTATTAAGCCTGAGTACCTTGTGGTTGTTGGAATTTGCACCCACTTAGGTTGCTCTCCAACACCGAAGTTCGAGGCAGGCGCTCAACCATCATTGCCAAATACTT
Coding sequences within:
- a CDS encoding glycosyltransferase family 41 protein, which gives rise to MKKDLITIGLTYAKEGRYAEAKKIFQNVAEIDSGDYRIYYNLAIIESIQGNHEYALELYDRAYELSDQDLDILTNKASVFLDLKMYEDAEKLCEELICINPRSEVIWCNYAMALSKLKKYKQSIESYERAISLNEKNYIPWLNMATPFQALNLNDQALIAYENAIRLNTSCSVAWYNRALLLHKLNQYDAALESFNGAISCKSNYAEAWMSLGEMLLDLKLYDKATTALGKAFEINPKLDFLYGLLVHSKLQQCDWTSYDEDKEKILSNFNNKNIELQPLVVLGIYDDAEMQLKAAKSFADMYQCDQKVSFDRNSKSTKIRIAYCSPDFKSHPVSYLTAELYEKHNRNQFEIIGISFKRVDSKDAYRSRLVKAFDEFYELDDLNQDDLIYELRKLRIDIAVDLCGYTKDARTDIFSARIAPIQVNYLGYPGTMGAPFIDYIVVDKFIISSGGSSHYSEKFICLPHCFQVSDSTRPICQKKLTRAHYGLPEKGFVFCCFNSTHKINPDIFNVWAQILLKVEGSILWLAKGSNFAVNNLRKEANARGIDPDRLIFGENLNYHEYLERYKFADLFLDTLPFNAGTTANDALWAGLPVLTKKGNTFAGRMASSILTSLGLETLIAKTYRDYQERAIDLATDSEKYLQIKDKLEKNLISSPLFNTEIFVEKIEQGYLKAFKNYMQGLHPIDIYLE
- the mscL gene encoding large conductance mechanosensitive channel protein MscL, with the protein product MGVLKEFRDFAVKGNVIDLAVGVIIGGAFGKIVDSLVNDIVMPVISTLLGGHIDFTNLFIVLGHAPEGVPKTFDALKKAGVPIFAYGNFITISINFILLAFVIFQMVKIVNKIRQIDAPPSPPVSEDVILLREIRDYIKTSAKGLDSLTEK
- the petA gene encoding ubiquinol-cytochrome c reductase iron-sulfur subunit codes for the protein MSDKPCMDKDRRNWLIATSAVGGVGAAAALYPFVDSFEPSERAKAAGAAVEIDITGMQPDEMRMVEWRGKPVWVVRRTPEQVAELSNIDAELADPNSLRDPAQFTPPYAQNQWRSIKPEYLVVVGICTHLGCSPTPKFEAGAQPSLPNTWPGGFLCPCHGSTFDMAGRVFKNKPAPDNLEVPPHMYLSDTKILIGDDKKA